The Hypanus sabinus isolate sHypSab1 chromosome 3, sHypSab1.hap1, whole genome shotgun sequence genome contains a region encoding:
- the abhd13 gene encoding protein ABHD13 isoform X2 — MMEKTWKSWNYVRKWLIVLISWSWSLCRISLLALILTFHLYGGIFLLFLILASVAGILYKFQDVLLYFPEQPPSSRLYVPVPTGIPHENLFVKTKDGIRLNLILLRYTGDNASYSPTIIYFHGNAGNIGHRIQNALLMMVNLKVNVLLVDYRGYGRSEGEPSEKGLYLDSEAVLDYVMTRPDLDKTKIILFGRSLGGAVAIHLASENPHRIFAIIIENTFLSIPHMASTLFSFFPMRYLPLWCYKNKFLSYNKIAQCRMPSLLISGLSDQLIPPVMMKQLCELSASRTKRLVIFPDGTHNDTWQCQGYFAALEQFIKELLKNNSHEEVKTTSNVTII; from the coding sequence ATGATGGAGAAAACATGGAAGTCATGGAACTATGTCAGGAAATGGCTGATTGTCTTGATATCATGGTCCTGGAGTCTGTGCCGAATTTCACTACTAGCTCTAATTTTAACCTTCCACTTGTATGGAggcatctttttgctttttctGATCCTTGCATCAGTAGCAGGTATATTGTACAAATTCCAGGATGTACTCCTCTACTTCCCAGAGCAACCACCTTCGTCACGTTTGTATGTTCCTGTACCTACTGGAATCCCACATGAAAATCTTTTTGTTAAAACCAAAGATGGAATCCGACTTAATTTGATTCTGTTGAGATACACTGGAGATAATGCTTCATATTCGCCAACCATAATCTATTTCCATGGCAATGCTGGTAATATTGGTCACAGGATACAAAATGCACTGTTGATGATGGTCAATCTAAAAGTTAACGTACTACTTGTAGATTATAGAGGTTACGGAAGGAGTGAGGGGGAACCGAGTGAAAAAGGCCTTTACTTGGATTCAGAGGCTGTGTTGGATTATGTTATGACCAGACCTGATCTTGATAAAACCAAAATAATCTTATTTGGTCGTTCTTTGGGTGGCGCAGTTGCTATTCACTTGGCCTCAGAGAATCCACATAGGATTTTTgcaataattattgagaacaCCTTCCTCAGTATCCCACATATGGCCAGCACTTTGTTCTCCTTCTTTCCCATGAGGTATCTTCCACTTTGGTGCTACAAGAACAAATTTTTGTCCTACAACAAGATTGCACAGTGCAGGATGCCATCCCTTTTGATTTCTGGATTGTCAGACCAGCTAATTCCACCAGTCATGATGAAACAACTCTGTGAGCTGTCTGCATCACGGACTAAGAGACTAGTCATTTTTCCGGATGGAACTCATAATGATACCTGGCAGTGCCAGGGCTATTTTGCTGCTCTTGAACAATTCATCAAAGAGTTATTAAAAAATAATTCACATGAAGAAGTAAAAACCACATCTAATGTAACAATAATATAA
- the abhd13 gene encoding protein ABHD13 isoform X1 — translation MRLETAEAVRLARLLCFLPRSQTVTLRFRSPVGNRTDVAEKLVPLKETMMEKTWKSWNYVRKWLIVLISWSWSLCRISLLALILTFHLYGGIFLLFLILASVAGILYKFQDVLLYFPEQPPSSRLYVPVPTGIPHENLFVKTKDGIRLNLILLRYTGDNASYSPTIIYFHGNAGNIGHRIQNALLMMVNLKVNVLLVDYRGYGRSEGEPSEKGLYLDSEAVLDYVMTRPDLDKTKIILFGRSLGGAVAIHLASENPHRIFAIIIENTFLSIPHMASTLFSFFPMRYLPLWCYKNKFLSYNKIAQCRMPSLLISGLSDQLIPPVMMKQLCELSASRTKRLVIFPDGTHNDTWQCQGYFAALEQFIKELLKNNSHEEVKTTSNVTII, via the coding sequence aacAGATGTAGCTGAGAAACTCGTGCCTTTGAAAGAGACTATGATGGAGAAAACATGGAAGTCATGGAACTATGTCAGGAAATGGCTGATTGTCTTGATATCATGGTCCTGGAGTCTGTGCCGAATTTCACTACTAGCTCTAATTTTAACCTTCCACTTGTATGGAggcatctttttgctttttctGATCCTTGCATCAGTAGCAGGTATATTGTACAAATTCCAGGATGTACTCCTCTACTTCCCAGAGCAACCACCTTCGTCACGTTTGTATGTTCCTGTACCTACTGGAATCCCACATGAAAATCTTTTTGTTAAAACCAAAGATGGAATCCGACTTAATTTGATTCTGTTGAGATACACTGGAGATAATGCTTCATATTCGCCAACCATAATCTATTTCCATGGCAATGCTGGTAATATTGGTCACAGGATACAAAATGCACTGTTGATGATGGTCAATCTAAAAGTTAACGTACTACTTGTAGATTATAGAGGTTACGGAAGGAGTGAGGGGGAACCGAGTGAAAAAGGCCTTTACTTGGATTCAGAGGCTGTGTTGGATTATGTTATGACCAGACCTGATCTTGATAAAACCAAAATAATCTTATTTGGTCGTTCTTTGGGTGGCGCAGTTGCTATTCACTTGGCCTCAGAGAATCCACATAGGATTTTTgcaataattattgagaacaCCTTCCTCAGTATCCCACATATGGCCAGCACTTTGTTCTCCTTCTTTCCCATGAGGTATCTTCCACTTTGGTGCTACAAGAACAAATTTTTGTCCTACAACAAGATTGCACAGTGCAGGATGCCATCCCTTTTGATTTCTGGATTGTCAGACCAGCTAATTCCACCAGTCATGATGAAACAACTCTGTGAGCTGTCTGCATCACGGACTAAGAGACTAGTCATTTTTCCGGATGGAACTCATAATGATACCTGGCAGTGCCAGGGCTATTTTGCTGCTCTTGAACAATTCATCAAAGAGTTATTAAAAAATAATTCACATGAAGAAGTAAAAACCACATCTAATGTAACAATAATATAA